AGAAAATCCAGTGCCGTTTTAATGGTTTCTATCCGCATGTCCGTTTTACGTTCTGTTTGAAGTAAAGAGGGAAAAGTGGATAGAATACCTGCCATTTTAAAAATGCCGCTCTGTATAAACAGGCGGGCAGAGAGGCTGTCCTCAGGAAACTGATGGAAAATGTGGAAAACCTTCCGATATTCTTTTTCAAAAGGGGAAAAAGCAGGATTGGAGGGCTTCAGACATTGAGGAAACAGCTTATATTCAAAGCCCAAAAGGCTTGGATGAAACACAAGGGCAGACTCCGTACTGTCCGAATGGGGAACAATGGCATGGAGCTCGCCTGGATAAATGAAATAAAAGCATTTTTCCTCAATCTGAAACTGTTCCATATTGACAAAAAGAGTATAGCTGCCCTTAGAAAAGTAGAGGATTTCCATTTCATCATGCCAGTGATGGGGCACGCCGGACCAGTTTTTTTCCTCACAGACCTCGTATAAGGCACAGGGAAAAAGAGAAGTTCCGTGGTCTTTTTGCTCTTTTAATTGTGTATCTGCGTGGCTCATAGACTCTCCTCCCTGTTTAAAAACATGGCAATAAATGCGGCTAAAAGCCCCAGTGCACAAAGCCATACGGCTTTTGTATGAAAAATACCGGTGAAAAAGCTGCCTGCACCTGCTCCGAGAATAAAAAATAGAATGACGTTGTAATATTGAAGACAGTTATGTAAATAAGATTTCTGTCGTGTAGTTATATAAAGATATAACTGCTGAGATGCGCTTCTTAAATTTCCTGTACACATGGTGGTAGCATAGGTGTTTCCATTCATTTTGCGGAAGGCCTCTACTTGAAGGGCACACACAAAGGAAATCATAATATTCACCGGGGCATCAAAAGCAGAAGAAGGAAGAAAACCTGCTACTATAAGGCAGAAAATTTCGATGAGGACAATGAGTTGTCTCCAATGAAGTTTCTTTTTCCATTTAAAATATGTTTGTATGATTTCACATACTAGAATACCCAGCACAAAGGCGAAAATAGGCATCAGATAATAAAAAGTTCTGTTCCAATTTTGTTCTGTAAGGTTTACACCCAGAAGCACAATATTTCCGGTCTGTGCGTTGGCAAAGACACGACCTCTGCAAAGATAGGTATAGGCATCCAGAAAACCTCCCACAACAGCCAGAAGAAGTCCGAGAAGATGGGTTTCTGATACTTGCTTATTACGTGACATGAGAAACACTCCTTTATAAATGTAAATGTTGAAAAAAGCATAGCACAGAAAAGGAGCAGGAACAAGAGGAAGTGAAAATGGCATATTGATTTTTTACAGGTTATTCCATATAATAAGAAGCTGAAACGGAGCAATCTGAAATCAGATGTTCACAAAAAGAAAAGAGGTATACACAATGTTAAAAGGAAAGTGTGTAGTGCTTGCAGTTACAGGAAGTATTGCAGCATACAAAATTGCTTCCCTTGCCAGTATGCTGAAAAAGCTTCACGCAGACGTTCAGGTGTTAATGACAAAGAATGCGGAGAATTTTATCAATCCCATTACCTTTGA
The DNA window shown above is from Blautia hansenii DSM 20583 and carries:
- a CDS encoding YoaK family protein, whose product is MSRNKQVSETHLLGLLLAVVGGFLDAYTYLCRGRVFANAQTGNIVLLGVNLTEQNWNRTFYYLMPIFAFVLGILVCEIIQTYFKWKKKLHWRQLIVLIEIFCLIVAGFLPSSAFDAPVNIMISFVCALQVEAFRKMNGNTYATTMCTGNLRSASQQLYLYITTRQKSYLHNCLQYYNVILFFILGAGAGSFFTGIFHTKAVWLCALGLLAAFIAMFLNREESL
- a CDS encoding helix-turn-helix domain-containing protein → MSHADTQLKEQKDHGTSLFPCALYEVCEEKNWSGVPHHWHDEMEILYFSKGSYTLFVNMEQFQIEEKCFYFIYPGELHAIVPHSDSTESALVFHPSLLGFEYKLFPQCLKPSNPAFSPFEKEYRKVFHIFHQFPEDSLSARLFIQSGIFKMAGILSTFPSLLQTERKTDMRIETIKTALDFLHSHYQEKLYIRDLALQVNMNEQYFCRFFKKVLGKSPITYLNEYRIKQACILLQTTDLPIMEVGMDCGFFHLGNFMKEFKKYTETTPLQYRKKS